Proteins found in one Quercus robur chromosome 2, dhQueRobu3.1, whole genome shotgun sequence genomic segment:
- the LOC126704213 gene encoding uncharacterized protein LOC126704213, producing MEIRIGSDRAREITDRLPFDGAIHTDTIGFTGGLWMLWHSDRVEVNPLATTEQEIHAVIKVISSNSDWLFTAVYASPRSAERQILWNNLNKAADLHSMPWVLAGDFNEPLLEDDKFGGRTPPSVSQWQIRLSDEVKDSISGGVMEEEIKTAFVPGRKGIDNAIIIQEIIHTLSKKRGKVGYMAIKIDLEKAYDKLEWSFIRDMLIRFNFPSDIIDIIMSYVSTVSTSILFNGEALDLIYPSRGIRQGDSLSLADNINCGAIRDVIDEFCSVSGQSISESKSKVYFSPNVDRDTRESLCDILRFNSTPNLGKYLGFPIKHSRTSAQDFNFILDKVKQKLAGWKANMLSLAGCSVLIQASSATIPSYVMQGVYLPQKILDGIVRVNQNFLWGSSDAAKKIHWVGWHKVAKPKEEGGLGFLGKNVALLAKLNWRFHMERGKPWAEVLKMKYCNQRRVLEVKDIIKDTGWDWDQIPFDLPSGTKMMIQVTPLSLTSRGGDKLTWAGNPRGIFDLKSAYSLAIEVVPVPPFSASWIWKAKTLPQSILHALRDCSSVKFVWRYLGIQATNCEFWNANLQEWLNANGRISPIRKVIKRIRWERPPEGWAKLNTNGALCTHSGSVGCGGVVRDDRGEWMAGFSRRIGATNSFMAKFWGLRDGLILCCNLHIPSLIVELDAKAIVDALLNLNYENNVISPILDDCRQLVTQFHRIQFKHCYREANQCADVLARRGAEQDIDFLSFLSPPEDILNVFMDDFSGMHFNRQCLDLVVMF from the exons ATGGAAATCAGAATTGGGAGTGATAGGGCAAGGGAGATAACGGACAGGTTGCCTTTTGACGGTGCCATCCACACGGATACTATTGGCTTTACAGGAGGTCTCTGGATGCTTTGGCACTCAGATAGGGTGGAGGTAAACCCGCTTGCTACCACTGAGCAAGAAATTCATGCTGTTATCAAGGTAATAAGCTCTAACTCTGATTGGTTGTTTACTGCTGTATATGCTAGTCCTAGGAGTGCCGAAAGGCAAATTCTATGGAATAACCTTAATAAAGCAGCTGACCTGCATAGTATGCCCTGGGTTTTAGCGGGGGATTTTAACGAACCTCTTCTTGAGGATGATAAATTCGGAGGTAGGACT CCACCTTCAGTTTCTCAATGGCAGATTAGACTTTCGGATGAGGTTAAGGACAGCATTAGTGGGGGTGTTATGGAGGAGGAGATAAAG ACAGCCTTTGTTCCAGGTAGAAAGGGCATTGATAATGCAATCATTATTCAAGAGATTATTCACACTTTGAGTAAAAAGAGAGGTAAAGTGGGATATATGGCAATAAAGATTGACTTGGAGAAGGCTTATGACAAACTTGAGTGGAGTTTCATAAGGGATATGTTGATTAGATTTAATTTCCCTTCAGACATCATTGATATTATAATGAGTTATGTTTCTACAGTTTCCACTTCAATTTTATTCAATGGAGAAGCCTTAGACCTAATATACCCTTCGAGAGGGATAAGACAAGGTGACTCGCTGTCCCT GGCAGATAATATAAATTGTGGTGCTATTAGGGATGTtattgatgaattttgtagtGTTTCGGGGCAATCTATAAGTGAGTCTAAGTCAAAAGTGTACTTCTCTCCTAATGTGGATAGGGATACCCGAGAGTCGCTTTGTGACATCCTACGCTTCAATTCCACTCCTAACCTTGGTAAGTACTTGGGGTTCCCTATTAAACACTCAAGAACCTCTGCACAGGActttaatttcattttggatAAAGTTAAGCAAAAGTTAGCGGGGTGGAAGGCTAACATGCTGTCCCTAGCTGGTTGCTCGGTTCTTATTCAAGCTTCTTCAGCCACTATACCTTCTTATGTCATGCAAGGTGTGTATCTTCCTCAAAAAATTCTGGATGGTATTGTTCGGGTCAATCAGAATTTTTTATGGGGATCCTCTGATGCAGCTAAGAAAATCCACTGGGTTGGATGGCACAAGGTGGCCAAACCGAAGGAGGAAGGAGGTTTAGGGTTTCTTGGAAAAAATGTTGCTTTGCTTGCTAAACTCAATTGGAGATTTCACATGGAGAGGGGCAAACCATGGGCTGAAGTGCTTAAAATGAAGTATTGCAACCAAAGGAGA GTATTAGAAGTTAAGGATATTATAAAGGACACAGGGTGGGATTGGGATCAAATCCCTTTTGACCTCCCATCAGGCACCAAGATGATGATCCAAGTCACGCCATTATCCTTGACAAGTAGAGGTGGGGACAAGCTTACATGGGCAGGGAATCCTAGAGGCATTTTTGACCTTAAAAGTGCTTACAGCCTTGCCATTGAGGTTGTACCAGTACCTCCTTTTTCTGCTAGTTGGATTTGGAAAGCTAAAACTTTGCCTC AGTCAATACTTCATGCACTCAGAGATTGCTCCTCTGTCAAATTTGTTTGGCGCTACCTGGGAATTCAAGCTACAAACTGCGAATTTTGGAATGCAAACCTGCAGGAGTGGTTGAATGCAAATGGAAGGAT AAGTCCAATTCGTAAAGTCATCAAGAGAATCCGTTGGGAAAGACCACCTGAGGGATGGGCAAAGTTGAACACTAATGGAGCTCTCTGTACTCATTCGGGTTCAGTTGGGTGTGGAGGAGTTGTTAGAGATGACAGGGGTGAATGGATGGCTGGATTCTCCAGGCGTATTGGTGCAACAAACAGCTTTATGGCTAAGTTTTGGGGGTTAAGAGATGGCTTAATTCTCTGCTGCAACTTACATATACCTTCTTTGATTGTAGAGCTTGACGCTAAAGCAATTGTGGATGCTTTgcttaatttaaattatgagaACAATGTCATATCTCCTATATTGGACGACTGTAGGCAGTTGGTGACTCAATTCCACCGGATTCAGTTTAAGCATTGCTATCGCGAAGCTAACCAGTGTGCGGATGTGCTTGCTAGGAGGGGCGCTGAGCAAGAtattgattttctttcttttcttagtCCGCCTGAGGACATTCTAAATGTGTTTATGGATGATTTTTCTGGCATGCACTTTAATAGGCAGTGCCTTGATCTTGTTGTAATGTTTTAG
- the LOC126715336 gene encoding probable LRR receptor-like serine/threonine-protein kinase At3g47570, with protein sequence MMLIEMPSTLLLLLLAFLLVQPCIPHMSQSSNNFTDQSALIAIKSKITFAPNDTAFTAAGNWSTTTNFCEWFGVSCSRRRQRLTALNLSNVGLHGTISPHIANLSFLVSLHLSNNSFYGFLPHEISRLHRLRVLNLSFNLLEGSIPPTIHNCQKLEYLSLRSNKLSGGIPKELGMLPMLRELRLGSNSLLGAIPWSLGNMSSLKILDLQTNNLTGTFPLDIFNLSSITDIAISINHISGTLPMNLCKHCPNLQGLYFSYNEFSGKLPSQFNHCRELLILSLTDNKFDGSIPKGFGSSGKLAILDLAANNLTGNIPPTISNLSTLQVFSMSGNKIKGSIPSGLWAWRFPNLNILELGGNDLTGTIPQNIFNITSLNLLELGQNSLSGDLPLDTTISCPNLETLSLGSNKFSGHIPSYLSNCSNLIKVDFVSNLLSGPIPRSLGNLKFFKILSLADNQLTGEPGDQEHSFLTSLASCRFLETISITLNPLNITIPDAIGNLSVSLKSFLAGGCQIKGQIPMGMGSLENLISIELTRNSLTGKIPSSIGGLESLQRLRLGDNKIEGFIPKQLCKLQNLGELILSNNSLFGSIPNCIGNLNPLLKLYLSHNRLTSSIPSNLWSLKNLIFLDLSSNSLVGSLSPNMTKLVVIVDMDLSHNQITGNIPSVIGTFESLNYLNLSMNSFQGDIPQSFGQLKGLEKLDLSYNNLSGAIPKSLDALPYLNHLNLSFNDLSGEIPSSGPFANFTRKSFLGNEALCGNPIFGVPPCTSSSSQGLKVKQLLLKYIVPVIASFIIFASLVIMLRRHPRCNIHILGLPITLPSVDYRMISYHELCCGTNNFCESNLLGTGGFGSVYKGTLSDGTIVAVKVLNLQLEGAFKSFDVECMVLRAIRHRNLVKVISTCSNTKFRALVLQYMSNGCLEKWLYSHNYCLNLVQRVSIMVDVALALDYLHNGQSEPVVHCDLKPNNILLDEDMVAHVGDFGIAKILVENKDVTQTKTLGTIGYIAPEYGFEGRVSTKSDIYSYGIILLEMITRKKPTDDMFVGELAMRQWILSLSYKMEVVDDGLLRIEDGRDVTFMQTILSSIFELGLRCSEELPDQRLDIKDVVAKVNKIKLALLGNRNRGI encoded by the exons ATGATGCTAATAGAGATGCCATCCACTCTCTTGCTTCTGCTCTTGGCTTTTCTCTTAGTGCAGCCATGCATACCTCACATGTCCCAATCTTCCAACAACTTTACTGATCAATCAGCTCTTATTGCCATCAAATCTAAAATCACTTTTGCTCCAAACGATACTGCCTTCACTGCTGCTGGTAACtggtcaacaacaacaaacttcTGTGAGTGGTTTGGGGTCTCTTGCAGTCGACGCAGACAAAGACTCACGGCCTTGAACCTTTCCAACGTGGGTCTCCACGGCACCATTTCCCCTCATATTGCCAACCTCTCCTTCCTAGTCTCACTCCATCTTTCTAACAACAGCTTCTATGGTTTTCTGCCTCATGAGATAAGTCGTCTACACCGCTTGAGGGTACTTAACTTGTCATTCAACCTATTGGAAGGTAGTATCCCTCCAACCATACATAATTGCCAGAAGCTTGAATATTTATCCCTTCGTAGCAACAAGTTGAGTGGTGGCATACCTAAGGAGTTGGGCATGTTACCTATGCTTCGTGAATTACGCCTTGGTTCTAACAGTCTTCTGGGTGCAATTCCATGGTCCCTCGGCAATATGTCGTCATTAAAGATACTGGATTTGCAAACTAATAACCTCACTGGTACATTCCCTCTTGACATCTTTAACTTGTCTTCTATTACGGATATTGCTATTTCAATAAATCACATCTCAGGAACTCTTCCGATGAATCTTTGCAAGCATTGTCCTAATCTTCAAGGACTGTATTTTTCCTATAACGAATTCAGCGGTAAGCTTCCCTCACAGTTTAATCACTGTAGAGAGCTTTTAATCTTATCTCTGACAGACAATAAGTTCGATGGAAGTATTCCAAAAGGTTTTGGGAGTTCAGGAAAGCTTGCAATTCTTGATCTTGCAGCGAACAACCTCACTGGAAATATACCTCCAACCATAAGCAACCTGTCCACGTTGCAAGTGTTTTCCATGAGCGGCAACAAAATTAAAGGTAGCATTCCAAGTGGCTTATGGGCATGGCGTTTCCCAAATCTGAATATTTTGGAACTTGGCGGTAATGATCTCACCGGAACAATACcccaaaatattttcaacattaCCTCTCTAAATTTGCTCGAGTTGGGGCAAAATTCTTTGTCTGGAGATCTTCCATTAGATACTACGATCTCTTGCCCCAATCTTGAAACTCTGAGTCTTGGTTCCAACAAATTCAGTGGTCATATCCCATCATATCTTTCAAACTGTTCCAACCTCATCAAAGTagattttgtttcaaatttacTCTCTGGGCCAATACCCAGAAGTCTTGgaaacttgaaatttttcaaaatacttaGTCTAGCTGATAATCAGCTAACTGGGGAGCCTGGCGATCAAGAGCATAGTTTCCTTACATCTTTAGCTAGTTGCAGATTTTTGGAGACGATATCCATAACCCTCAATCCCTTGAATATTACAATCCCGGATGCCATTGGAAACCTTTCAGTTTCACTTAAATCCTTTTTGGCAGGTGGATGCCAAATAAAGGGTCAAATTCCAATGGGAATGGGTTCCTTGGAAAACTTGATCTCAATTGAATTGACGCGTAATAGTTTGACAGGAAAAATACCGTCATCAATTGGGGGATTGGAGAGCTTGCAAAGATTGCGTCTTGGCGACAACAAGATTGAAGGATTCATTCCAAAACAACTTTGTAAATTACAGAATTTGGGAGAATTGATTCTCTCAAATAATAGCCTCTTTGGATCCATCCCAAATTGCATTGGAAACCTCAATCCTTTGCTAAAATTATACTTGAGTCATAACCGGTTAACATCATCTATCCCATCGAATTTGTGGAGTCTTAAAAACCTAATATTCTTGGATTTATCCTCAAATTCCCTTGTTGGATCATTGTCTCCAAACATGACAAAATTGGTTGTTATTGTAGACATGGACTTGTCTCATAACCAAATTACTGGAAACATTCCGAGTGTCATTGGTACTTTTGAAAGCCTTAATTATCTAAATTTGTCAATGAACTCATTCCAAGGAGACATTCCACAATCTTTTGGACAATTGAAAGGATTGGAAAAACTAGATCTCTCATACAATAATCTCTCTGGTGCAATTCCCAAGTCTCTTGACGCACTTCCATATCTCAACCATTTGAATTTGTCCTTCAATGACTTATCAGGAGAAATTCCATCTAGTGGACCTTTTGCAAACTTCACAAGAAAGTCATTTTTAGGTAACGAAGCACTTTGTGGGAATCCAATTTTTGGAGTTCCACCTTGCACAAGTTCGAGTTCTCAAGGATTAAAGGTGAAGCAACTTTTGCTCAAATATATTGTACCTGTCATTGCATCATTTATAATCTTTGCATCACTTGTCATTATGCTGAGAAGACATCCAAGATGTAACATACATATTCTAGGTTTACCTATCACTTTGCCTTCTGTGGATTATAGAATGATATCATATCATGAGCTTTGTTGTGGGACAAACAACTTCTGTGAAAGCAACTTGCTTGGAACTGGAGGTTTTGGTTCTGTGTACAAAGGGACACTGTCTGATGGGACTATTGTTGCTGTCAAAGTTTTAAATCTGCAATTAGAGGGTGCTTTCAAAAGTTTTGATGTTGAATGCATGGTGTTAAGGGCAATCCGACATAGGAATCTAGTTAAAGTTATAAGTACATGCTCTAACACGAAGTTTAGAGCTTTGGTGCTGCAATACATGTCAAATGGTTGCCTTGAAAAGTGGTTATACTCTCACAACTATTGCTTGAATCTTGTTCAAAGAGTAAGCATTATGGTTGATGTTGCATTAGCATTGGATTATCTCCATAATGGTCAATCAGAACCTGTGGTTCATTGTGATTTGAAGCCAAATAATATCCTCCTGGATGAAGACATGGTTGCACATGTGGGTGACTTTGGCATTGCAAAGATTTTAGTTGAAAATAAAGatgtaacacaaacaaaaaccctTGGTACTATTGGCTACATCGCACCAG AGTATGGTTTTGAAGGGAGAGTGTCCACCAAAAGTGACATTTATAGCTATGGGATAATATTATTGGAGATGATCACGAGAAAAAAGCCCACCGATGATATGTTTGTTGGAGAACTTGCTATGAGGCAATGGATTTTATCACTATCTTACAAAATGGAAGTCGTGGATGATGGTTTACTTAGGATAGAAGATGGAAGGGATGTAACTTTCATGCAAACTATTCTGTCATCTATCTTTGAATTAGGCTTGAGGTGCTCTGAAGAATTACCAGATCAAAGACTTGACATCAAAGACGTGGTGGCCAAGgttaacaaaatcaaattggCACTTCTTGGAAACAGAAATAGGGGTATCTGA